The Sorangiineae bacterium MSr11954 DNA segment GCCCAAGTTGAGGCTGTCCTCGCCCAGGATCGCGCGCCACGGTTCGCTGCGGCCGGCCTCGATGGATACCTTCTTCACGCCGCGCGGGAGGATCGATTCGCGGTAGGACGCGTCTTGCTTCTCGAACTGTTCGAGGCTGAAGGCGCTGACGACGCGGACCTTGCGGCCCGCCTTTTCGAGGCGCTCGCGCGCGCCGGTGGCGAGGTGCAGCTCGCTGCCGCTGGCGACCAAGATGAGATCCGGCTTGCCGCCGGTGGCCTCTTGCACGGTGTAGAGACCGCGCAGCACGCTCTTGGGATCGAAGTCGGCATCGCGCGCGATTTTCGGCAGCTTCTGGCGGCTCAAAGCGAACGCCGTGGGGCCGTGACGGCGGTCCATCGCGAGGGCCCAGGCGGCGGCGGTTTCGAGGGCGTCGGCCGGGCGCACGAAGACGAGGTTCGGAATGAGGCGGAGGGCGAAGTATTGCTCGACGGGTTGGTGCGTCGGGCCGTCTTCACCGAGGAGCACGGAGTCGTGCGTGAAGATCCAGATGCACTGCTGCTCCATCAACGCCGAGAGACGGACGCTCGGGCGCATGTAGTCGCTGAAGATGAGGAACGTGGCGCCGTAGGGGATGATGCCGCCGAAGAGCGCCATGCCGTTGGCCACCGCGCCCATGCCGTGCTCGCGGATGCCGAAGTGCAGGTTGCGACCCGTGAAGTCGCCGCGCGAGACGCCGGCGCTGCCTTTGATGAGCGTCTTGGTCGAGGGCGCGAGGTCGGCCGAGCCGCCGATGAGCGATGGCACCAGCTTGGCCACCGTCTGCTGGATCGCGTTGGAGATGTTGCGGGTCGCGTCTTCCTTCTCCGGCAGCGCCTTCAGCAGCTGCTCGTAGAGATCGGCCGGCACCGCCTTGGCGAGGAAGGCGTCGAGCTCCTTGGCGCGCGCGTCGTTCTCCTTGCGCCAGGATGCATAGCGGGCATCCCACGCCTGGCGCTCCTTGGTGTTGTCGCCCGCGCGCTGCGCGAAGAGGGCGCGCACCTCGTCGGGCACCGTGAACTTCGGGTAGTCCCAGCCGAGCGCCTTCTTGGTCGCCGCGATCTCTTCTTCGCCCAGCGGAGCGCCGTGGGCCTCCGCCGTGTCGTGGGCCGTCGGTGCGCCATTGGCGATGTGCGTGCGCGCCACGATGAACGAGGGGCGCTCTTTTTCGGCGCGGGCGCGCTCGAGCGCCGCGCGGATCTGGCCGCGGTCGTGGCCGTCGATGTGCTGCACGAACCAGCCGTACGCCTCGTAGCGCTTGCCCGCGTCCTCCGAGTAGGCCAGCGAGGTCTCGCCTTCGATGGTGATGCGGTTGTCGTCGTAGAAGAGGACGAGGTTGTTCAGCCCCAGGTGCCCCGCCAAGCTGGAGGCTTCGCCGCTGACGCCCTCCATCAAGTCGCCGTCGCCCGCGATGGCGTACACGTGCACGTCCTTGAACGGCTCGCCGAAGCGCGCCTCCATGAGCTTGGCCGCCAGCGCAAAGCCCACCGCGTTGCCCACCCCCTGACCCAGAGGGCCGGTCGTCGTCTCCACGCCCGCCGTGATGTGGCTCTCGGGGTGCCCCGGGGTCTTCGAGTCCCACTGACGGAAGTTCTCGAGCTCGGACATGGGCAGGTCG contains these protein-coding regions:
- the tkt gene encoding transketolase, producing MPRDYDPKAALLSINTIKTLAMDAVQKANSGHPGTPMGLAEIAFEIWTGYLRYDPKDPHWAGRDRFVLSNGHASMLLYSMLHLAGFDLPMSELENFRQWDSKTPGHPESHITAGVETTTGPLGQGVGNAVGFALAAKLMEARFGEPFKDVHVYAIAGDGDLMEGVSGEASSLAGHLGLNNLVLFYDDNRITIEGETSLAYSEDAGKRYEAYGWFVQHIDGHDRGQIRAALERARAEKERPSFIVARTHIANGAPTAHDTAEAHGAPLGEEEIAATKKALGWDYPKFTVPDEVRALFAQRAGDNTKERQAWDARYASWRKENDARAKELDAFLAKAVPADLYEQLLKALPEKEDATRNISNAIQQTVAKLVPSLIGGSADLAPSTKTLIKGSAGVSRGDFTGRNLHFGIREHGMGAVANGMALFGGIIPYGATFLIFSDYMRPSVRLSALMEQQCIWIFTHDSVLLGEDGPTHQPVEQYFALRLIPNLVFVRPADALETAAAWALAMDRRHGPTAFALSRQKLPKIARDADFDPKSVLRGLYTVQEATGGKPDLILVASGSELHLATGARERLEKAGRKVRVVSAFSLEQFEKQDASYRESILPRGVKKVSIEAGRSEPWRAILGEDSLNLGIDRFGASAPDKVLAQKFGLTIDSVTETIQRWL